From Juglans regia cultivar Chandler chromosome 8, Walnut 2.0, whole genome shotgun sequence, the proteins below share one genomic window:
- the LOC108981146 gene encoding protein IQ-DOMAIN 32 isoform X1 gives MAKSISCFKIITCGSDSADKDDLEVSESKGSGDKRGWSFRKRSARHRVLSNTVISETPSSGNKESPESATLNHPLPANSTVPEKVSAIQSTGEKPQLSTSVNPKVIETIVAAENESTPDVNLEESVVIVIQTAIRGFMGLRMLLKLKNVVKLQAAVRGHLVRNHAVGTLRCVQAIVKMQALIRARRARLSLEVSCPEKKLDDKHEEGNNSSNTQVNESVVTKSAITYTSIDKLLSNSFARQLLESTPKTKPIHVKCDSSKPDSGWNWLERWMSVTSPNTVESKKAELVTDQQKKEKDENVVSLVETKVPSEEFMESQDVNSSNKETLERSESEDNLITYDPSNFEFQACHPTSSLQNDVLEQRRSDANETPLMITSTPNQSTQADSTSQVEFNSLSVKPEAETEEPKRSMKRLAPEQLETEAKKFVFGSRKVSNPAFIAAQSKFEELSSTLNSDRPMSPSYEDAGVESHTDTILSGTDTVIRTKELITAETSAPHSSKAQVGGSECGTELSITSTLDSPDRSEVGATECGHEAKVLEEGICNPNSTENVNVESKDASVISPSDLSPFVSDQPEKPGDANGESINLEVAANSSQLKPQLENNASDMKRQLDSEIVHQSYRSSPEASPRSHITVPESHGTPSSQVSVRAKKNKTDKSGSNHKRKSLSGGKNSPSNPNLDSASRSSMEQLPKDQKNGKRRNSFGSPRPDHIEQEPRDSSTNNNSLPHFMQATESARAKLQANKSPISSPDVQDRDIYIKKRHSLPGANGRQGSPRIQRSMSQAQQSAKGNGTYLHERKWQR, from the exons ATGGCGAAATCTATCTCATGCTTCAAGATAATCACCTGCGGTAGCGATTCAGCGGACAAAGATGATCTCGAGGTCTCTGAG AGCAAGGGTTCAGGTGACAAACGTGGCTGGAGTTTCCGGAAAAGGTCTGCCCGGCATCGAGTGCTTAGTAACACTGTTATATCGGAAACACCCTCTTCTGGAAATAAGGAAAGCCCAGAATCTGCTACTCTTAATCATCCATTGCCAGCCAACTCTACCGTTCCTGAGAAAGTTTCGGCGATACAATCAACAGGTGAAAAACCCCAGTTATCAACTTCGGTGAACCCAAAAGTAATTGAGACCATAGTTGCTGCTGAAAATGAAAGTACACCTGATGTCAACCTGGAGGAGTCTGTTGTTATTGTCATCCAAACTGCTATCAGAGGGTTTATG GGTCTGAGAATGCTGTTAAAGCTTAAGAACGTTGTTAAATTGCAAGCTGCTGTTCGTGGGCACTTAGTACGGAATCATGCTGTGGGAACCCTACGTTGTGTTCAAGCCATTGTCAAAATGCAAGCTCTTATTCGTGCCCGACGTGCTCGCCTGTCTCTAGAAGTATCATGTCCAGAAAAGAAGTTAGATGATAAGCACGAGGAGGGTAACAATAGTTCAAATACCCAG GTGAATGAAAGTGTAGTAACTAAATCAGCTATAACGTACACTTCCATTGACAAGCTGCTAAGTAATAGTTTTGCTCGCCAG CTGTTAGAATCAACACCAAAGACCAAACCTATCCATGTCAAGTGTGATTCTTCTAAGCCTGATTCTGGTTGGAATTGGCTGGAGAGGTGGATGTCTGTTACTTCACCAAATACTGTGGAGTCAAAGAAAGCAGAGTTAGTAACAGAtcaacagaaaaaagaaaaagacgaGAATGTTGTGTCACTGGTGGAAACTAAAGTTCCATCTGAAGAGTTTATGGAGTCACAAGATGTGAATTCCAGCAATAAGGAAACACTAGAGAGGTCTGAAAGCGAAGACAATCTGATTACTTATGATCCCAGCAACTTCGAATTTCAGGCATGCCATCCCACCTCATCTTtgcaaaatgatgttttggagCAACGTCGGTCTGATGCGAATGAAACCCCATTGATGATAACTTCCACTCCAAACCAAAGTACTCAAGCAGATTCAACTTCTCAGGTGGAGTTCAATTCTCTTTCTGTGAAGCCTGAAGCCGAAACTGAAGAACCCAAACGTTCTATGAAAAGGCTTGCCCCTGAACAGCTTGAGACTGAAGCAAAGAAATTTGTATTTGGATCAAGAAAAGTGAGCAATCCTGCATTTATTGCTGCCCAGTCGAAATTTGAAGAGCTGAGTTCAACGCTCAATTCAGATAGACCAATGAGTCCTTCCTATGAAGATGCTGGAGTTGAATCACATACAGACACAATTTTGTCTGGAACGGATACTGTTATCAGGACAAAGGAGCTGATTACAGCAGAAACATCTGCTCCCCATAGTTCAAAGGCTCAAGTTGGTGGCTCTGAATGTGGCACTGAACTCTCTATTACCTCTACCCTTGATTCACCTGATAGGTCTGAAGTTGGAGCCACAGAATGTGGGCATGAAGCCAAAGTTTTAGAGGAAGGAATTTGCAATCCTAATAGCACAGAGAATGTTAATGTTGAATCCAAGGATGCATCTGTCATCTCACCATCCGATTTATCGCCCTTTGTCTCGGATCAGCCAGAGAAACCTGGTGATGCAAATGGCGAGTCCATTAATCTTGAGGTAGCTGCAAACTCCTCACAGCTAAAGCCGCAGCTGGAGAATAATGCATCTGATATGAAGAGACAGCTGGACTCTGAGATAGTCCATCAATCGTACCGGTCATCCCCAGAAGCTTCTCCTAGAAGTCATATAACCGTTCCAGAATCTCATGGGACACCTTCTAGTCAGGTGTCTGTGAGagccaaaaagaacaaaactgaTAAGAGTGGATCCAACCATAAGCGTAAATCACTGTCAGGAGGTAAGAATTCTCCGTCCAATCCAAATCTTGATTCTGCCTCAAGGAGTAGTATGGAACAACTGCCTAAAGATCAGAAAAATGGGAAGAGGCGCAATTCCTTTGGTTCACCCAGGCCTGATCATATCGAACAAGAACCAAGAGATAGTAGTACTAATAATAATTCTCTTCCCCATTTCATGCAAGCAACGGAATCGGCAAGAGCCAAGCTGCAAGCTAACAAGTCTCCAATATCAAGTCCAGATGTGCAAGACAGAGACATTTACATCAAGAAGAGACATTCCTTACCTGGTGCAAATGGGAGGCAGGGGTCTCCACGTATTCAACGGTCCATGTCTCAAGCCCAACAGAGTGCAAAGGGAAATGGTACTTATCTTCACG AAAGAAAATGGCAGAGGTGA
- the LOC108981146 gene encoding protein IQ-DOMAIN 32 isoform X2, giving the protein MAKSISCFKIITCGSDSADKDDLEVSESKGSGDKRGWSFRKRSARHRVLSNTVISETPSSGNKESPESATLNHPLPANSTVPEKVSAIQSTGEKPQLSTSVNPKVIETIVAAENESTPDVNLEESVVIVIQTAIRGFMGLRMLLKLKNVVKLQAAVRGHLVRNHAVGTLRCVQAIVKMQALIRARRARLSLEVSCPEKKLDDKHEEGNNSSNTQVNESVVTKSAITYTSIDKLLSNSFARQLLESTPKTKPIHVKCDSSKPDSGWNWLERWMSVTSPNTVESKKAELVTDQQKKEKDENVVSLVETKVPSEEFMESQDVNSSNKETLERSESEDNLITYDPSNFEFQACHPTSSLQNDVLEQRRSDANETPLMITSTPNQSTQADSTSQVEFNSLSVKPEAETEEPKRSMKRLAPEQLETEAKKFVFGSRKVSNPAFIAAQSKFEELSSTLNSDRPMSPSYEDAGVESHTDTILSGTDTVIRTKELITAETSAPHSSKAQVGGSECGTELSITSTLDSPDRSEVGATECGHEAKVLEEGICNPNSTENVNVESKDASVISPSDLSPFVSDQPEKPGDANGESINLEVAANSSQLKPQLENNASDMKRQLDSEIVHQSYRSSPEASPRSHITVPESHGTPSSQVSVRAKKNKTDKSGSNHKRKSLSGGKNSPSNPNLDSASRSSMEQLPKDQKNGKRRNSFGSPRPDHIEQEPRDSSTNNNSLPHFMQATESARAKLQANKSPISSPDVQDRDIYIKKRHSLPGANGRQGSPRIQRSMSQAQQSAKGNERKWQR; this is encoded by the exons ATGGCGAAATCTATCTCATGCTTCAAGATAATCACCTGCGGTAGCGATTCAGCGGACAAAGATGATCTCGAGGTCTCTGAG AGCAAGGGTTCAGGTGACAAACGTGGCTGGAGTTTCCGGAAAAGGTCTGCCCGGCATCGAGTGCTTAGTAACACTGTTATATCGGAAACACCCTCTTCTGGAAATAAGGAAAGCCCAGAATCTGCTACTCTTAATCATCCATTGCCAGCCAACTCTACCGTTCCTGAGAAAGTTTCGGCGATACAATCAACAGGTGAAAAACCCCAGTTATCAACTTCGGTGAACCCAAAAGTAATTGAGACCATAGTTGCTGCTGAAAATGAAAGTACACCTGATGTCAACCTGGAGGAGTCTGTTGTTATTGTCATCCAAACTGCTATCAGAGGGTTTATG GGTCTGAGAATGCTGTTAAAGCTTAAGAACGTTGTTAAATTGCAAGCTGCTGTTCGTGGGCACTTAGTACGGAATCATGCTGTGGGAACCCTACGTTGTGTTCAAGCCATTGTCAAAATGCAAGCTCTTATTCGTGCCCGACGTGCTCGCCTGTCTCTAGAAGTATCATGTCCAGAAAAGAAGTTAGATGATAAGCACGAGGAGGGTAACAATAGTTCAAATACCCAG GTGAATGAAAGTGTAGTAACTAAATCAGCTATAACGTACACTTCCATTGACAAGCTGCTAAGTAATAGTTTTGCTCGCCAG CTGTTAGAATCAACACCAAAGACCAAACCTATCCATGTCAAGTGTGATTCTTCTAAGCCTGATTCTGGTTGGAATTGGCTGGAGAGGTGGATGTCTGTTACTTCACCAAATACTGTGGAGTCAAAGAAAGCAGAGTTAGTAACAGAtcaacagaaaaaagaaaaagacgaGAATGTTGTGTCACTGGTGGAAACTAAAGTTCCATCTGAAGAGTTTATGGAGTCACAAGATGTGAATTCCAGCAATAAGGAAACACTAGAGAGGTCTGAAAGCGAAGACAATCTGATTACTTATGATCCCAGCAACTTCGAATTTCAGGCATGCCATCCCACCTCATCTTtgcaaaatgatgttttggagCAACGTCGGTCTGATGCGAATGAAACCCCATTGATGATAACTTCCACTCCAAACCAAAGTACTCAAGCAGATTCAACTTCTCAGGTGGAGTTCAATTCTCTTTCTGTGAAGCCTGAAGCCGAAACTGAAGAACCCAAACGTTCTATGAAAAGGCTTGCCCCTGAACAGCTTGAGACTGAAGCAAAGAAATTTGTATTTGGATCAAGAAAAGTGAGCAATCCTGCATTTATTGCTGCCCAGTCGAAATTTGAAGAGCTGAGTTCAACGCTCAATTCAGATAGACCAATGAGTCCTTCCTATGAAGATGCTGGAGTTGAATCACATACAGACACAATTTTGTCTGGAACGGATACTGTTATCAGGACAAAGGAGCTGATTACAGCAGAAACATCTGCTCCCCATAGTTCAAAGGCTCAAGTTGGTGGCTCTGAATGTGGCACTGAACTCTCTATTACCTCTACCCTTGATTCACCTGATAGGTCTGAAGTTGGAGCCACAGAATGTGGGCATGAAGCCAAAGTTTTAGAGGAAGGAATTTGCAATCCTAATAGCACAGAGAATGTTAATGTTGAATCCAAGGATGCATCTGTCATCTCACCATCCGATTTATCGCCCTTTGTCTCGGATCAGCCAGAGAAACCTGGTGATGCAAATGGCGAGTCCATTAATCTTGAGGTAGCTGCAAACTCCTCACAGCTAAAGCCGCAGCTGGAGAATAATGCATCTGATATGAAGAGACAGCTGGACTCTGAGATAGTCCATCAATCGTACCGGTCATCCCCAGAAGCTTCTCCTAGAAGTCATATAACCGTTCCAGAATCTCATGGGACACCTTCTAGTCAGGTGTCTGTGAGagccaaaaagaacaaaactgaTAAGAGTGGATCCAACCATAAGCGTAAATCACTGTCAGGAGGTAAGAATTCTCCGTCCAATCCAAATCTTGATTCTGCCTCAAGGAGTAGTATGGAACAACTGCCTAAAGATCAGAAAAATGGGAAGAGGCGCAATTCCTTTGGTTCACCCAGGCCTGATCATATCGAACAAGAACCAAGAGATAGTAGTACTAATAATAATTCTCTTCCCCATTTCATGCAAGCAACGGAATCGGCAAGAGCCAAGCTGCAAGCTAACAAGTCTCCAATATCAAGTCCAGATGTGCAAGACAGAGACATTTACATCAAGAAGAGACATTCCTTACCTGGTGCAAATGGGAGGCAGGGGTCTCCACGTATTCAACGGTCCATGTCTCAAGCCCAACAGAGTGCAAAGGGAAATG AAAGAAAATGGCAGAGGTGA